Genomic DNA from Nostoc sp. ATCC 53789:
TTACTCCAGTAATATTTCCACTATCTCCATAATTAAGATAACTGAAACTATTAATAGCACCATATCCAAATTGATTAACAGAAGATGGAGTAGAGCCAGTAATTTTTAAATAATCATTGGCATTTATTATTATTTCACCACCAGGAGCATTACTAAAAGTAGTAGTAGCTATCTGCGCTCCACCAATAGTTATTTTATTTGAATTAAGTTCAATATTTTCTCCAGGCGTATTTCCAAAGTTGCTAGTATAGATACCACTAATACCAAATTCTGATGCATCTTTAACTTCCAAAAAATCAGATTTAATACTAATTTCTCCATTTTGCTTAAATCCCTGATTTTGGCTCATAATTAGCGCACCATTTAATACTTTTACATTATTTCCATGTATATTAATAGTGTTTCCTTTACCTTCTGTACTATTAACATAAACTAAAGCATTTTTTAAAAAACTTATACCTCTAAAAATTATTTTATTTCCGTAATTTAAGAATAACCTGTTACTTTCGGCCTTAATATTAACTTCTCCTTGCTCTATACCTGCTAAATCAATTCTTCCATTTTTGTTACTAAGGACTCCTCCATCCAATAATATTTTTCCTCCTATTAAAGCTAAGGTATTACCAGGTTTTACTTGTAAACCCGTAGAAATTATACTTGCATCTATAGGGGATCTCAAGATAGAGTTCTGAATGGGAAAACCATTACCTTGTACATTAATTTCTCCAGAGGTATCATAAAACTGCAATCCAACAGGTACATTTAATGTTAACAAAGGAGAATGTTGAGTTTCCGTAGCACTAAATTCTATACCATCAGTAAATTTAATACTATTTGCTGTAGTTGCCAAAAAAGAACCACCAACGTCTAATCGCGCATTTGCTCCAAAAGTGATTCCACTTGGATTCATCAGATATAAGTTAGCTGTTCCATTGGACTTTATCAGTCCATCAATATTAGAAATAGATCCACCAGTAACTCTAGTAATAATATTTTGAATATTTAAAGGATTATTAAATATAGCTGTGTTATCGATAGGTATCGAAAAGTATTGAAAACTATGGAAAAGGTTGTTCCCTACCTGAGTGCCCTCTTCAATAATTCGATTATTTCCTTCTATTCTAATATCAGTGTTATTAGGTAAAGTAATATCTGGAGTAATTTGAGCTTCAGAAGGAAAGATGGCTGCAAAAGAAATAAAAACTGTAATTACAAGCGTATTGATTATAGTCTGCATTTTTTTAATTAAAGATGCAAGTTTTGATTGATAGACAAAAGTAGCTCTTAGATCAGTATTAGAGATCAGGGCAAACGCATCTAAAGTATAAGAATCCTTTAATAGCAAGGGTTTCTGCGTTTTTGAATTTAGCTTATTTTTCCGTCAATATCCTTATCCAGCAAGGGTTTCAGAAATCCCGTGCGTTCGCCCTGTATTAGAGATAGGAAATATTATTAAATTTATTCATGAATAAACTTTGAAGAACTTCTGCTTAAAGATTCAATGAGGTTAAAGTGATAGCTAAGTAGGTAGATACAAATAAACCTAACTATGTAAGAAAATGTAAAAAGCTCAAAACCTTTATGATTGCTTCACTCTTGTAATGACATAGTTATAAATTTTCTTGCCTACCTACTTGTTTTATTTAAAGATGTTATGCTGCTTCTATCGTGTCAGTATCTTTAAGGACATAATCAATTACTTTAAATACTGCCTGAACTTTACGGGTGCGCCATTCATCAACTAACTTTTGCACTTGCCTCGCAGTCATTCGTCGCATCATTGCTTCATAAAGGTAGGCAGCATGACCTGTTTCATCTTTAGCGATGCTTAACATGCCCAACTTTAAGTTATGAGTGGCACGCTCATCATCAGGCAATACGTTCGCCATTCGCATATAGTCTTTACCAGC
This window encodes:
- a CDS encoding filamentous hemagglutinin N-terminal domain-containing protein; amino-acid sequence: MLLKDSYTLDAFALISNTDLRATFVYQSKLASLIKKMQTIINTLVITVFISFAAIFPSEAQITPDITLPNNTDIRIEGNNRIIEEGTQVGNNLFHSFQYFSIPIDNTAIFNNPLNIQNIITRVTGGSISNIDGLIKSNGTANLYLMNPSGITFGANARLDVGGSFLATTANSIKFTDGIEFSATETQHSPLLTLNVPVGLQFYDTSGEINVQGNGFPIQNSILRSPIDASIISTGLQVKPGNTLALIGGKILLDGGVLSNKNGRIDLAGIEQGEVNIKAESNRLFLNYGNKIIFRGISFLKNALVYVNSTEGKGNTINIHGNNVKVLNGALIMSQNQGFKQNGEISIKSDFLEVKDASEFGISGIYTSNFGNTPGENIELNSNKITIGGAQIATTTFSNAPGGEIIINANDYLKITGSTPSSVNQFGYGAINSFSYLNYGDSGNITGVIKNLILEDGGNITTASSSFGNTGNLKLSTQNITLQNGSSLGATTFNSGKGGNVLINANNTINIIGRSPIIGPSTINAATFGSGNAGNLEINTSKLIIRDGAGISTSTVSFGNAGNININASGSVDISGVDSNSKLPSFIDSSGTILDNSLRIRFNRVPIIPTGDGGKLIINAELVNIDTNAQVSVRNNGSGNAGILEITAKDINITNNGGVTATTSIGEGGNIIFNANNVLLRNSNISTSAGQQESKGNGGNININTELLLLLENSKITANAFEGRGGNVTINTQGIFPSFDSKITATSDRGIDGIVQINTLQFDFIKAAFVPPVINIPTVAQVCATRSGKAPNEFVDRGSGGIPQSPSDPLNSNYGWRDERQPISTKQSQQPIQIEVDQEYIEAQGWKDNGNGTVSFTTKPKEVIAYGSLSDSPCHNSKKYK